From the genome of Acaryochloris thomasi RCC1774, one region includes:
- a CDS encoding helix-turn-helix domain-containing protein — MKNHQAFNHGLSPAEAARHLGLSERKVHDALRSGHLMSEKTDQGHTVVSHSALKEYQRRHPVSASGSAHIDRAQIDKATIDRATL; from the coding sequence AAAATCATCAAGCCTTTAATCATGGCCTTTCTCCTGCAGAAGCGGCTCGGCATTTAGGACTGAGTGAACGTAAAGTCCATGACGCTTTACGGTCTGGTCATCTAATGAGTGAGAAAACAGATCAGGGGCACACCGTTGTCAGCCACAGCGCCCTCAAGGAATATCAGCGACGTCATCCAGTCAGTGCTTCGGGGAGCGCCCACATTGACCGTGCTCAAATAGATAAAGCGACAATTGATCGGGCAACGCTGTAG